A single window of Streptomyces cathayae DNA harbors:
- a CDS encoding PP2C family protein-serine/threonine phosphatase, giving the protein MERYQYKHTFGRVRWSRCLPAAVLLASVLIDLAWPEVNTFPLLAAVSVIAAPMLSLAWTIASGAAACLVGLFLTFLESKELFTRSDLIGLSTIAILTVVAAFLNRMFAREREQLRTSREVAEAVQRAVLPAVPDRVRGLAVAARYQAAQEEALIGGDLYALYDTPYGLRTVIGDVRGKGTRAVTLVNTLLGSFHAAALQLPDLPAVVRSVEVQLQDVKSHRDDTTYEDFVTAVVVEVSPDRSVLRMANRGHPAPLMVHDGEVTVLEPEEPSLPLGLGDLAGPEVPVDEFVWPPGATLVMFTDGITEARDRNGVFFDPVPPLTGPLPPDPGAVLDAMLAALFRHTEELEDDAAALAITHVPVGSVGRDPSTTPQAGGSWR; this is encoded by the coding sequence ATGGAGCGGTACCAGTACAAGCACACCTTCGGGAGGGTGCGGTGGTCCCGGTGCCTGCCTGCCGCCGTGCTCCTCGCCTCGGTCCTCATCGACCTGGCCTGGCCGGAAGTCAACACCTTTCCCCTGCTGGCGGCTGTCTCCGTGATCGCGGCACCGATGCTCTCCCTGGCCTGGACGATCGCCAGTGGTGCGGCGGCCTGCCTGGTCGGGCTGTTCCTGACCTTTCTCGAAAGCAAGGAGCTCTTCACCCGCTCGGATCTCATCGGGCTCTCGACCATCGCCATCCTGACCGTCGTCGCGGCGTTCCTCAACCGGATGTTCGCACGCGAACGGGAACAGCTGAGAACCTCCCGGGAGGTGGCGGAGGCCGTCCAGCGCGCGGTGCTGCCGGCCGTGCCCGATCGTGTCCGGGGGCTGGCCGTCGCCGCCCGGTATCAGGCGGCCCAGGAAGAGGCCCTGATCGGCGGCGACCTCTATGCGCTCTACGACACCCCCTACGGCCTCCGCACGGTGATCGGCGACGTCCGCGGCAAAGGCACGCGGGCGGTCACCCTGGTCAACACCCTGCTGGGCTCCTTCCACGCGGCGGCCCTTCAGCTGCCGGACCTGCCCGCCGTCGTCCGCAGCGTGGAAGTACAGCTGCAGGACGTCAAGAGCCACCGGGACGATACGACGTACGAGGACTTCGTCACCGCCGTCGTCGTCGAGGTCTCCCCCGACCGTTCCGTGCTGCGCATGGCGAACCGGGGCCACCCGGCGCCGCTGATGGTCCACGACGGCGAGGTGACCGTCCTGGAACCGGAGGAGCCGTCACTGCCGCTGGGCCTGGGCGACCTGGCCGGGCCCGAGGTCCCGGTGGACGAGTTCGTGTGGCCCCCCGGCGCCACGCTCGTGATGTTCACCGACGGCATCACCGAAGCCCGCGACCGAAACGGCGTCTTCTTCGACCCCGTCCCCCCGCTGACCGGCCCCCTCCCCCCGGACCCCGGGGCCGTACTGGACGCCATGCTCGCCGCTCTGTTCCGGCACACCGAAGAACTCGAGGACGATGCCGCGGCCCTCGCGATCACCCATGTCCCGGTCGGCAGCGTGGGACGAGATCCCTCCACCACACCGCAGGCCGGTGGATCGTGGAGGTGA
- a CDS encoding TerD family protein, whose product MAVSLSKGGNVSLTKEAPGLTAVTVGLGWDVRTTTGTDFDLDASAIAVNPGGKVYSDGHFVFFNNKQTPDNTIVHTGDNRTGEGAGDDEAINVNLAALPADIDKIVFPVSIYDAENRSQNFGQVRNAYIRIVNQAGGAEIARYDLSEDAATETAMVFGELYRNGAEWKFRAVGQGYASGLTGIAQDFGVNV is encoded by the coding sequence ATGGCTGTAAGCCTGTCCAAGGGTGGCAACGTCTCGCTCACCAAGGAGGCTCCGGGCCTGACCGCCGTCACCGTGGGCCTCGGCTGGGACGTCCGCACCACCACCGGCACGGACTTCGACCTCGATGCCTCCGCGATCGCGGTCAACCCGGGGGGCAAGGTCTACTCCGACGGCCACTTCGTCTTCTTCAACAACAAGCAGACGCCGGACAACACCATCGTCCACACCGGCGACAACCGCACCGGTGAGGGCGCCGGCGACGACGAGGCCATCAACGTCAACCTCGCCGCCCTGCCGGCCGACATCGACAAGATCGTCTTCCCGGTCTCGATCTACGACGCCGAGAACCGCTCGCAGAACTTCGGACAGGTGCGCAACGCCTACATCCGCATCGTCAACCAGGCCGGCGGCGCCGAGATCGCCCGCTACGACCTGTCGGAGGACGCGGCCACCGAGACCGCCATGGTCTTCGGCGAGCTGTACCGCAACGGCGCCGAGTGGAAGTTCCGCGCCGTCGGCCAGGGCTACGCGTCGGGCCTGACGGGCATCGCCCAGGACTTCGGCGTGAACGTCTGA
- a CDS encoding pentapeptide repeat-containing protein: MVRRAVGGAGAVRGAGVKGTRRPELRLPVLERYEEGGLEPDGDYDGLEFRELDLSGQDGAGARFMDCAVTGCALDETRLPRARVLDSVLAEVRGVGTDLAGATLRDVELTDARLGGTQLHGAVLERVLVRGGKIDFLNLRSARLRDVVFEGCVLVEPDFGGARLERVEFVDCALKDVDLSGATLTDVDLRGAASLEIARGVDRLAGAVISTGQLLDLAPVLAGELGIRVEG; the protein is encoded by the coding sequence ATGGTGAGGAGAGCGGTGGGCGGTGCGGGGGCGGTGCGCGGTGCGGGGGTGAAGGGCACGCGGCGGCCGGAGCTGCGGCTGCCGGTGCTGGAGAGGTACGAGGAGGGCGGGCTGGAGCCGGACGGGGACTACGACGGGCTGGAGTTCCGGGAGCTGGACCTCTCGGGGCAGGACGGCGCGGGGGCGCGGTTCATGGACTGCGCGGTGACGGGGTGCGCGCTGGACGAGACCCGGCTGCCCCGGGCCAGGGTGCTGGACTCCGTCCTCGCCGAGGTGCGGGGTGTGGGCACGGACCTCGCCGGGGCGACCCTGCGCGACGTCGAGCTGACGGACGCGCGGCTCGGGGGGACACAGCTGCACGGGGCGGTGCTGGAGCGGGTCCTGGTCCGCGGCGGGAAGATCGACTTCCTGAACCTGCGGTCCGCGCGGCTCAGGGACGTCGTCTTCGAGGGCTGTGTCCTGGTCGAGCCGGACTTCGGCGGGGCGAGGCTGGAGCGGGTGGAGTTCGTGGACTGCGCGCTGAAGGACGTCGATCTCAGCGGGGCCACCCTGACGGACGTCGATCTGCGCGGTGCCGCTTCGCTGGAGATCGCCCGGGGGGTGGACAGGCTGGCGGGGGCGGTGATCAGTACGGGGCAGCTGCTGGATCTGGCGCCGGTGCTGGCGGGGGAGCTGGGGATCCGGGTGGAGGGCTGA
- a CDS encoding 1-phosphofructokinase family hexose kinase, protein MILTVTLNTALDITYRVPALRPHASHRVTEVIERPGGKGVNVARVLAALGHEVTVTGFAGGLTGRLLRDRLTPVPGLVDALVPVSGPTRRTVAVVDERSGATTQLNEPGPTVSAAEWNAFQEVYEDLLAGVSAVALCGSLPPGVPVGAYAGLIRTARAAKVPVLLDTSGAALRRGVAGRPDILKPNADELAELTGSHEPSRATRDARRRGAGAVVASLGPQGLLAVTPEGHWHAAPPAALHGNPTGAGDSAVAGLLSGLVTGLPWPDRLARAVALSAATVLAPSAGEFDRGTYEELLGRVAITEEAGAA, encoded by the coding sequence GTGATCCTCACGGTCACGCTGAACACCGCTCTCGACATCACCTACCGCGTACCGGCCCTGCGCCCGCACGCCTCCCACCGGGTCACCGAGGTGATCGAACGCCCCGGCGGCAAAGGCGTCAACGTGGCCCGGGTGCTCGCCGCCCTCGGCCACGAGGTGACGGTCACCGGCTTCGCGGGCGGCCTCACCGGACGGCTCCTGCGGGACCGGCTCACCCCCGTGCCGGGCCTGGTGGACGCGCTGGTCCCGGTGTCCGGCCCGACCCGGCGCACCGTCGCCGTGGTCGACGAACGCTCCGGCGCCACCACCCAGCTCAACGAGCCCGGCCCCACCGTCTCCGCCGCCGAGTGGAACGCCTTCCAGGAGGTCTACGAGGACCTGCTGGCCGGTGTCTCGGCGGTGGCCCTGTGCGGCAGCCTGCCCCCGGGCGTCCCGGTCGGCGCCTACGCCGGGCTGATCCGCACCGCCCGCGCCGCCAAAGTCCCCGTCCTCCTCGACACCAGCGGCGCGGCCCTGCGCCGCGGGGTCGCGGGCCGCCCCGACATCCTCAAGCCCAACGCCGACGAACTGGCCGAACTCACCGGCTCCCACGAGCCCTCGCGCGCCACCCGGGACGCCCGCCGCCGCGGCGCCGGCGCGGTGGTCGCCTCCCTCGGCCCGCAGGGGCTGCTCGCGGTGACCCCGGAGGGCCACTGGCACGCGGCTCCACCGGCCGCCCTGCACGGCAACCCGACCGGCGCCGGCGACTCGGCCGTCGCGGGCCTGCTCTCGGGCCTGGTCACCGGACTGCCCTGGCCGGACCGCCTCGCCCGCGCGGTCGCGCTGTCGGCGGCGACGGTCCTGGCACCGTCCGCGGGCGAGTTCGACCGGGGGACCTACGAGGAACTGCTCGGACGGGTGGCGATCACAGAGGAGGCCGGCGCGGCCTGA
- a CDS encoding aminoglycoside phosphotransferase family protein — protein MPTVIHVPEELAAAQEKFNGEAGRAFVSGLPGLTAAFLDHWDLRVTGAPMHGVSALVLPVDRADGTPAVLKLQIPDEETEGEPVALRTWNGDGAVRLLDHDASTGTLLLERLDPARTLARLPDVREAVLVIARLLAHLTSTPAPAGLRRLGDIAHALLERAPGALARIPDPAVRRTVADCAAALREVADESGDRLLHWDLHYDNVLAADRAPWLAIDPKPLAGDPGFDLWPALANRFDADDANDTADTAWRFDALTDVLGLDRDRALAWTHARLLQNCLWHIENGRPPSPLDLEIAHRLRRRPPRSAPTPPTP, from the coding sequence GTGCCCACCGTGATCCACGTACCCGAGGAACTCGCGGCGGCACAGGAGAAGTTCAACGGCGAGGCGGGCCGCGCCTTCGTCTCCGGGCTGCCCGGGCTGACCGCCGCCTTCCTGGACCACTGGGACCTGCGGGTCACCGGCGCGCCGATGCACGGCGTGAGCGCCCTGGTCCTCCCCGTCGACCGCGCGGACGGCACACCGGCCGTGCTGAAGCTCCAGATCCCGGACGAGGAGACCGAGGGCGAGCCCGTCGCCCTGCGCACCTGGAACGGCGACGGAGCCGTCCGCCTGCTGGACCACGACGCCTCCACCGGCACCCTGCTCCTGGAACGCCTCGACCCCGCCAGGACACTGGCCCGCCTGCCCGACGTCCGCGAGGCCGTCCTGGTCATCGCCCGCCTCCTGGCGCACCTCACCAGCACCCCCGCCCCGGCGGGCCTGCGCCGCCTCGGCGACATCGCGCACGCCCTGCTGGAGCGGGCTCCCGGAGCCCTGGCCCGTATCCCGGACCCGGCCGTCCGCCGCACCGTCGCCGACTGCGCCGCGGCCCTGCGGGAGGTGGCGGACGAATCGGGCGACCGCCTCCTGCACTGGGACCTGCACTACGACAACGTCCTGGCCGCCGACCGCGCCCCCTGGCTCGCCATCGATCCCAAGCCACTCGCCGGCGACCCCGGCTTCGACCTCTGGCCCGCCCTGGCCAACCGCTTCGACGCCGACGACGCCAACGACACCGCCGACACCGCCTGGCGCTTCGACGCGCTCACCGACGTCCTCGGCCTGGACCGCGACCGGGCCCTCGCCTGGACCCACGCCCGCCTGCTCCAGAACTGCCTGTGGCACATCGAGAACGGCCGCCCCCCGTCCCCCCTCGACCTCGAGATCGCCCACCGCCTGCGCCGTCGCCCCCCACGATCCGCACCCACCCCACCGACACCGTGA
- a CDS encoding zinc-binding dehydrogenase: MHAVRLYAFGPAENLVHEQVEEPRPDPGQVRIAVRAAGVHLLDTALRQGHQGPAPAPTTLPTVPGREVAGVVDALGDGTPAGWLGKRVVAHLGFAPGGYAELAVTDADRLHEIPERLDFAQAVAMIGTGRTVMGIVQFAEPGPGDVVLVPAAAGGIGTLLVQYAKNAGATVIGLAGGPGKTARVAANGADLAVDYTDPAWPERLSAHQGDITLVYDGVGGDTARVAVTLLAPGGRHVVFGWSAQGLDSTGPYLVDGVSLNVLGPEMMRRAGGADPVRTLELRALTEAAEGRLTPAVHRFPLAEAASAHRALESRGTTGKVVLEP, from the coding sequence ATGCACGCCGTCCGCCTGTACGCCTTCGGCCCGGCCGAGAACCTCGTCCACGAGCAGGTCGAGGAGCCGCGACCCGACCCCGGCCAGGTCCGTATCGCCGTCCGGGCCGCCGGAGTCCACCTCCTGGACACCGCGCTGCGGCAGGGCCACCAGGGACCCGCGCCCGCCCCGACGACCCTGCCCACCGTCCCCGGCCGCGAAGTCGCCGGAGTGGTCGACGCGTTGGGCGACGGCACGCCGGCCGGCTGGCTCGGCAAGCGCGTCGTCGCCCACCTCGGCTTCGCCCCCGGAGGCTACGCGGAGCTCGCCGTCACCGACGCCGACCGCCTCCACGAGATCCCCGAGCGCCTCGACTTCGCCCAGGCCGTCGCCATGATCGGCACCGGCCGCACGGTCATGGGCATCGTGCAGTTCGCCGAGCCCGGCCCCGGCGACGTGGTCCTCGTCCCCGCCGCGGCCGGCGGCATCGGCACCCTCCTCGTCCAGTACGCCAAGAACGCCGGCGCCACCGTCATCGGCCTCGCCGGCGGCCCCGGGAAGACAGCCCGCGTGGCGGCGAACGGCGCCGACCTCGCCGTCGACTACACCGACCCGGCCTGGCCCGAGCGGCTCTCCGCCCACCAGGGCGACATCACCCTCGTCTACGACGGCGTCGGCGGCGACACCGCCCGCGTGGCGGTCACCCTCCTCGCCCCCGGCGGCCGCCACGTCGTCTTCGGCTGGTCCGCTCAAGGCCTCGACAGCACCGGCCCCTACCTCGTCGACGGCGTCTCCCTCAACGTCCTCGGCCCCGAGATGATGCGCAGGGCCGGCGGCGCCGACCCCGTACGCACCCTCGAACTGCGCGCCCTCACCGAAGCCGCCGAAGGCCGGCTCACCCCCGCCGTCCACCGCTTCCCCCTCGCCGAGGCCGCCTCCGCCCACCGCGCCCTGGAGAGCCGGGGCACGACCGGGAAAGTCGTCCTGGAGCCGTGA
- a CDS encoding CBM35 domain-containing protein, with translation MTPGNNGASTPEDDDPFGYLYADGQANGAQPPSGGYGYPNSVNRVRPVGTRQYGQQAPAPQAPPQQGTYGQPAAHYAAPETLPGGAATTQSHQSSHGGGGRGRGPNTKGLLIGAVAVVAAVVIGISVAMLSGDDKDDKGDNQADASPTQSQESSEPSPSASSSGDEKEEEAAELPSSDAKTLRLDGGTATASDIKGAKADGGVYVAGFDKVGAKVTWTVNGIKEGTYRFYVGYATPGEDTNATVVVNGKASTRPMDMRNFGGTPKGDWEKGWKDTWSNVNLADGTNTIELACNEGNQCNAILDQFWLTEEPPS, from the coding sequence ATGACGCCCGGCAACAACGGCGCGAGCACGCCCGAGGACGACGACCCGTTCGGCTACCTCTACGCCGACGGGCAGGCCAACGGAGCCCAACCGCCGTCCGGGGGCTACGGCTATCCGAACTCGGTCAACCGGGTGCGGCCGGTCGGGACCCGCCAGTACGGCCAGCAGGCCCCCGCTCCGCAGGCACCGCCGCAGCAGGGCACCTACGGCCAGCCGGCCGCGCACTACGCGGCACCGGAGACGCTGCCGGGCGGTGCCGCCACGACCCAGTCGCACCAGTCCTCGCACGGCGGCGGCGGCCGGGGCCGCGGCCCGAACACCAAGGGCCTGCTCATCGGCGCCGTCGCGGTGGTCGCCGCGGTGGTCATCGGCATCAGCGTGGCCATGCTCAGCGGCGACGACAAGGACGACAAGGGCGACAACCAGGCGGACGCGTCCCCGACCCAGTCCCAGGAAAGCTCCGAGCCGAGCCCGTCGGCGAGCAGCAGCGGCGACGAGAAGGAGGAGGAAGCGGCCGAACTGCCGAGCAGCGACGCGAAGACGCTCCGCCTGGACGGGGGAACGGCCACGGCCTCGGACATCAAGGGCGCGAAGGCCGACGGCGGCGTCTATGTGGCGGGCTTCGACAAGGTGGGCGCGAAGGTCACCTGGACCGTCAACGGCATCAAGGAAGGCACCTACCGGTTCTACGTGGGCTACGCCACGCCGGGTGAGGACACCAACGCGACCGTGGTGGTCAACGGCAAGGCCTCGACCCGGCCGATGGACATGAGGAACTTCGGCGGAACACCCAAGGGCGACTGGGAAAAGGGCTGGAAGGACACCTGGTCCAACGTGAACCTGGCCGACGGCACGAACACCATCGAGCTCGCGTGCAACGAGGGCAACCAGTGCAACGCCATCCTCGACCAGTTCTGGCTGACGGAGGAACCGCCGAGCTGA
- a CDS encoding flavin reductase family protein, producing MSRLAAGVVLVTAQEPPLDPDDPRAPAGEDVGMTATAFLSVSLDPPLVLVSLREGSRMDDLLDEQPLWSVSVLSESQRHIAGRFSMKGRISDRLLFADIPYIRGEHSGAPLVGGALATLECRTEQRVPAGDHTLVIGRVLTAHLPSADGGPLTYFRGRYRHLA from the coding sequence ATGTCCCGCCTGGCCGCCGGTGTGGTCCTGGTGACCGCGCAGGAGCCGCCGCTGGACCCGGACGACCCGCGGGCGCCGGCCGGCGAGGACGTGGGCATGACGGCGACGGCGTTCCTGTCGGTCTCCCTGGACCCGCCCCTGGTACTGGTCAGCCTGCGCGAGGGCTCCCGCATGGACGACCTGCTCGACGAGCAGCCGCTGTGGTCGGTCTCCGTGCTGTCCGAGAGCCAGCGGCACATCGCGGGCCGCTTCTCGATGAAGGGCCGGATCAGCGACCGCCTCCTCTTCGCCGACATCCCGTACATACGGGGCGAGCACAGCGGGGCCCCGCTGGTGGGCGGTGCCCTCGCGACCCTGGAGTGCCGCACCGAGCAGCGGGTGCCCGCCGGCGACCACACCCTGGTGATCGGCCGCGTCCTCACGGCGCACCTGCCCAGCGCCGACGGCGGCCCCCTGACCTACTTCCGAGGCCGCTACCGCCACCTGGCCTGA
- a CDS encoding GNAT family N-acetyltransferase has protein sequence MTKTTGLRLEEITPKNFDAALGVRVRPDQEFAVAPVVKSLAEAYVHSGSAWPRLIMDGDRAVGFLMAFLDADWHEDGGSVVRSGLWRLNIAAGEQGKGYGRFAVESVAAEIRARGGKQFHVTWHPGEHGPEGFYLGLGFRKNGEVVEGETVGVLDLA, from the coding sequence GTGACGAAGACCACAGGCCTCCGCCTCGAAGAGATCACCCCGAAAAACTTCGACGCCGCCCTCGGCGTACGCGTCCGCCCCGACCAGGAGTTCGCGGTCGCCCCGGTCGTGAAGTCCCTCGCCGAGGCGTACGTCCACTCCGGCTCCGCCTGGCCCCGCCTGATCATGGACGGTGACCGCGCGGTCGGCTTCCTGATGGCCTTCCTCGACGCCGACTGGCACGAGGACGGTGGCAGCGTCGTCCGTTCGGGCCTGTGGCGGCTGAACATCGCCGCCGGGGAACAGGGCAAGGGCTACGGCCGCTTCGCCGTGGAGTCGGTGGCCGCGGAGATCCGCGCCCGGGGCGGCAAGCAGTTCCACGTCACCTGGCACCCCGGCGAGCACGGCCCGGAGGGCTTCTACCTCGGCCTGGGCTTCCGTAAGAACGGGGAGGTCGTCGAGGGCGAGACGGTCGGGGTACTGGACCTGGCCTGA
- the cdgB gene encoding diguanylate cyclase CdgB, protein METDSEPYVRLASLRQLHQAMAAMNSARSLADTLQTVADGAVDALGYELACVNLVRPDNNLVVAAFSGNAAAEALITGRVGSRDSWERRLSMGEAWGDLIFIPHTEGWVLDDDDVPQWYTDGPAPRFEDEWHPSDRLFAPMYAPGPQGGETCGELIGVLSVDRPRNGRLPGAWGREALQMYAFQAAIAISNARLRSNMQRALVRLEREQQALRASEESFRQAFEYAPSGMAVAELGGDQHGRILRTNDALCRLLGRPASAMRRYSFSDLVHPEDIGTLLRTSAEGGRAELRLARRDGTYLWVSLRNSVVADAADGPRFLLTHVEDIEERKRRELHLAHRASHDSLTGLPNSAELRARLSARLCRQRPQGVLPAAVADSLAAFESFEPFDSQDAAHGPPAFDRGHDFDFPPEAETFEGYDHHVHAVAPDEGRDDGAKGLAVLFCDLDGFKSINDRFGHNAGDAVLIEVARRLSAGVRDGDTVARLGGDEFVILANGLGRADAQDLAVRLRNEIIQPIRAEGRAVRVGASFGIGWAHCGMTADEVLKSADERMYVEKRSRPKQHRRAG, encoded by the coding sequence ATGGAGACCGATTCTGAGCCCTACGTCCGTCTTGCCTCCCTGCGGCAACTCCACCAGGCCATGGCCGCCATGAACTCGGCCCGCAGTCTGGCCGACACCCTGCAGACCGTCGCCGACGGCGCCGTCGACGCCCTCGGCTACGAACTGGCCTGCGTCAACCTCGTACGCCCCGACAACAACCTGGTCGTGGCCGCCTTCTCGGGCAACGCCGCCGCCGAGGCCCTCATCACCGGCCGGGTCGGCTCACGCGACTCCTGGGAGCGCCGTCTCTCCATGGGCGAGGCCTGGGGCGACCTGATCTTCATACCGCACACCGAGGGCTGGGTCCTCGACGACGACGACGTCCCCCAGTGGTACACCGACGGCCCCGCCCCCCGCTTCGAGGACGAGTGGCACCCCTCCGACCGGCTCTTCGCCCCGATGTACGCGCCCGGCCCGCAGGGCGGCGAGACCTGCGGCGAGCTGATCGGCGTGCTCTCCGTGGACCGCCCGCGCAACGGCCGGCTGCCCGGCGCCTGGGGCCGCGAAGCGCTCCAGATGTACGCCTTCCAGGCCGCCATCGCGATCAGCAACGCCCGGCTGCGCTCCAACATGCAGCGCGCCCTGGTCCGCCTGGAGCGCGAGCAGCAGGCCCTGCGTGCCAGTGAGGAAAGCTTCCGGCAGGCCTTCGAGTACGCCCCTTCCGGCATGGCCGTCGCGGAGCTGGGCGGCGACCAGCACGGCCGCATCCTGCGCACCAACGACGCGCTGTGCCGACTGCTCGGCCGCCCCGCCTCCGCGATGCGCCGCTACTCCTTCTCCGACCTCGTGCACCCCGAGGACATCGGCACGCTGCTGCGGACCTCCGCCGAGGGCGGCCGCGCCGAACTGCGGCTGGCCCGCAGGGACGGCACCTACCTCTGGGTGTCCCTGCGCAACTCCGTCGTCGCCGACGCCGCCGACGGGCCGCGCTTCCTGCTCACCCACGTCGAGGACATCGAGGAGCGCAAGCGCCGCGAGCTGCACCTCGCCCACCGCGCCTCCCACGACTCCCTCACCGGTCTGCCGAACTCCGCCGAGCTGCGTGCCCGGCTCTCCGCCCGCCTGTGCCGGCAGCGCCCGCAGGGCGTACTGCCCGCCGCCGTGGCCGACTCCCTGGCCGCCTTCGAGTCCTTCGAGCCCTTCGACTCCCAGGACGCCGCCCACGGCCCGCCCGCCTTCGACCGGGGCCACGACTTCGACTTCCCGCCCGAGGCCGAGACGTTCGAGGGCTACGACCACCATGTGCACGCCGTCGCCCCCGACGAGGGCCGCGACGACGGTGCCAAGGGTCTCGCCGTGCTCTTCTGCGACCTCGACGGTTTCAAGTCGATCAACGACCGGTTCGGGCACAACGCGGGTGACGCGGTCCTCATCGAGGTCGCCCGCCGGCTCAGCGCCGGTGTCCGGGACGGCGACACCGTGGCCCGGCTCGGCGGCGACGAGTTCGTGATCCTCGCCAACGGGCTCGGCCGGGCCGACGCCCAGGACCTCGCCGTACGGCTGCGCAACGAGATCATCCAGCCCATCCGGGCCGAGGGGCGGGCCGTGCGGGTGGGCGCCAGTTTCGGCATCGGATGGGCACACTGCGGCATGACCGCGGACGAGGTGTTGAAATCCGCTGACGAGCGGATGTACGTCGAGAAACGATCTCGTCCCAAACAGCACCGGCGCGCGGGATGA
- the arfB gene encoding alternative ribosome rescue aminoacyl-tRNA hydrolase ArfB, giving the protein MYGMSGPYVIRGSVSLPEAELMWRFSRSSGPGGQHVNTSDSQVELRFDLAATDALPEVWKQRALERLAGRLSGGVVTVRASEHRSQWRNREAAAVRLAALLAEATAPPPRPRKPTRIPRGINERRLREKKQRSETKRGRSARDWG; this is encoded by the coding sequence ATGTACGGCATGTCCGGTCCCTATGTCATCCGTGGCTCCGTCTCGCTGCCCGAGGCCGAGCTGATGTGGCGTTTCTCCAGGTCCTCGGGGCCGGGCGGGCAGCATGTGAACACCAGTGACTCGCAGGTGGAGCTCCGCTTCGACCTCGCCGCCACCGACGCGCTGCCCGAGGTGTGGAAGCAGCGGGCGCTGGAGCGGCTGGCGGGGCGGCTGTCCGGTGGCGTCGTCACCGTCCGGGCCTCCGAGCACCGCTCCCAGTGGCGCAACCGCGAGGCCGCCGCCGTGCGCCTCGCCGCGCTCCTCGCCGAGGCCACCGCGCCCCCGCCCAGGCCCCGCAAGCCGACCCGCATCCCACGCGGCATCAACGAACGCCGGCTGCGGGAGAAGAAGCAGCGCTCGGAGACGAAACGGGGGCGCTCCGCGCGGGACTGGGGGTGA
- a CDS encoding NAD(P)-binding protein, with translation MHRITVIGGGFAGLTAAITAAEAGAEVTLHEAHHTLGGRARTADGPYRTNEGPHALYSGGPHWPWLRQRGLIGPLAPLPPLEATRFRLRHRGALRRTPPLAMLKLLRRGNARAPVDTDFLTWATGITGEEGARAAAHYSAVALFHHDPGSLSAAYVQERLRRATALPPEAHYPRGGWGGLIDRMAAHARNLGVRVETLSRVDTLPTDTPVVVATSLDAARRLLGDPTLTWPSGRTVLVDLALRTRRGDAFVVSDLDATGWLERFTAQDRTLAPAGEQLIQGQIPIAPHESKSHGTARAEELLDLAFDGWRERVTWRREAVAAGRTGAVDLPGTSWRDRPAVDRGHGVHLAGDQVAAPGVLSEVSFTSALTAVSLALRLDLDLGPHKLDLKRA, from the coding sequence ATGCACCGCATCACCGTCATCGGCGGCGGCTTCGCCGGACTGACCGCGGCCATCACCGCCGCCGAGGCCGGGGCCGAAGTCACCCTCCACGAGGCCCACCACACCCTCGGCGGCCGGGCCCGCACAGCAGACGGTCCCTACCGCACCAACGAGGGCCCGCACGCCCTCTACAGCGGCGGCCCGCACTGGCCCTGGCTCCGGCAACGCGGCCTCATCGGCCCCCTCGCTCCCCTCCCGCCCCTGGAAGCCACCCGCTTCCGCCTCCGCCACCGGGGCGCACTGCGCCGTACCCCGCCCCTCGCCATGCTGAAGCTGCTGCGCCGCGGCAACGCCCGTGCCCCCGTCGACACCGACTTCCTCACCTGGGCGACCGGCATCACGGGCGAGGAAGGCGCACGGGCCGCCGCCCACTACTCCGCAGTCGCCCTCTTCCACCACGACCCCGGCTCGCTGTCCGCCGCCTATGTGCAGGAACGCCTGCGCCGCGCCACCGCACTGCCCCCCGAGGCCCACTACCCGCGCGGCGGCTGGGGCGGCCTCATCGACCGGATGGCCGCCCACGCCCGGAACCTGGGCGTCCGCGTGGAGACCCTGTCCCGCGTCGACACCCTCCCCACCGACACCCCTGTCGTCGTCGCCACCTCCCTGGACGCCGCCCGCCGGCTCCTCGGCGACCCCACCCTGACCTGGCCGAGCGGCCGCACCGTCCTCGTCGACCTCGCCCTGCGCACCCGGCGCGGCGACGCGTTCGTCGTGTCCGACCTGGACGCGACCGGCTGGCTGGAACGGTTCACCGCCCAGGACCGCACCCTCGCCCCGGCCGGAGAACAGCTCATCCAGGGTCAGATCCCCATCGCCCCGCACGAGTCCAAGTCCCACGGGACCGCCCGCGCCGAAGAACTCCTGGACCTCGCCTTCGACGGCTGGCGGGAGCGCGTCACCTGGCGGCGGGAGGCGGTCGCGGCCGGACGCACCGGCGCCGTCGACCTGCCGGGCACCAGCTGGCGCGACCGGCCCGCCGTCGACCGCGGCCACGGCGTCCACCTCGCCGGCGACCAGGTCGCCGCCCCCGGCGTGCTCTCCGAGGTCTCCTTCACCAGCGCCCTCACCGCCGTCTCCCTCGCCCTGCGCCTGGACCTGGACCTGGGCCCCCACAAGCTTGACCTCAAGCGGGCTTGA